One window of Terriglobia bacterium genomic DNA carries:
- the fadI gene encoding acetyl-CoA C-acyltransferase FadI — MPPSLSPGRRTAIVAGCRTPFIKAWTHFNRLGAVDLGKIAVTELLARSGIDAPHIDQMIFGVVVQALKMPNIAREIALGCGIPPRVPAYTVSLACISSLVAIANGVDQIAAGLADVIVAGGAESLSDVPLTFGKRARDLFLELNRGRNFRQKLSTGLKFKFRDFIPDAPALEEPSTGLTMGQSAEQMAQLNGISRQEQDEFALLSHIRASAAQHKGILRSEISPAFLVEEKKVVQEDNVIRHDASLESMAGLEPVFDRRYGTITAANASPLTDGAAAVMLVSEEKAQSLGVKPLAFVRSYAFSAHSPKDQMLMGPAYATPVALDRAGIKWDDLSAIEMHEAFAASVLSTIKMFESRKWAEEKLNRSEPIGEVDYEKLNRYGGSIAIGHPFAATGARMVTTLANELVRTQSEFGLVTACAAGGHGGAMVLEHNNI; from the coding sequence ATGCCGCCTTCACTTTCGCCCGGACGACGTACTGCGATCGTGGCGGGATGTCGGACCCCGTTCATTAAGGCCTGGACTCACTTCAACCGCCTCGGCGCCGTCGACCTCGGAAAAATTGCGGTGACTGAACTGCTGGCGCGCAGCGGGATCGACGCCCCTCACATCGATCAAATGATCTTTGGCGTGGTCGTCCAGGCACTGAAGATGCCCAATATTGCGCGGGAGATCGCGCTGGGCTGTGGAATTCCCCCTCGAGTCCCGGCGTACACGGTTTCCCTGGCCTGCATTTCGTCCTTGGTGGCCATTGCCAACGGTGTCGATCAGATCGCGGCCGGACTGGCTGATGTCATAGTGGCCGGAGGAGCGGAATCTTTGTCCGATGTCCCCTTGACCTTCGGCAAGCGCGCCCGGGATCTGTTTCTCGAACTCAATCGTGGGCGCAACTTCAGACAGAAGCTCTCGACGGGGCTGAAATTCAAATTTCGGGATTTCATTCCCGATGCCCCGGCGCTCGAGGAACCCTCGACCGGGCTGACCATGGGACAGTCGGCCGAACAGATGGCGCAACTTAACGGGATCTCACGTCAGGAACAAGATGAGTTTGCCTTACTCAGTCACATCCGCGCCTCGGCCGCGCAGCACAAGGGGATTCTCAGAAGCGAGATCTCGCCCGCTTTCCTGGTCGAAGAAAAGAAAGTGGTGCAGGAAGACAATGTGATTCGCCACGACGCCTCACTGGAATCGATGGCGGGATTGGAGCCGGTCTTCGATCGCCGCTACGGAACAATTACAGCGGCTAATGCCAGCCCTCTGACTGATGGCGCGGCCGCGGTCATGCTAGTGAGCGAGGAGAAGGCGCAGTCCCTCGGAGTGAAGCCGCTGGCTTTCGTCCGATCCTACGCCTTCTCTGCACACTCGCCTAAAGATCAAATGCTGATGGGCCCTGCCTATGCCACCCCCGTGGCGCTGGACCGCGCCGGCATCAAGTGGGATGATCTTTCCGCCATCGAAATGCATGAAGCATTCGCCGCCTCGGTCTTGTCGACGATCAAAATGTTTGAATCGAGGAAGTGGGCGGAGGAGAAGTTGAATCGCAGCGAGCCCATAGGAGAAGTGGATTATGAAAAGCTCAATCGCTATGGCGGCTCGATTGCCATCGGTCATCCGTTTGCGGCGACGGGGGCGCGCATGGTCACGACCCTGGCAAACGAACTGGTGCG
- a CDS encoding long-chain fatty acid--CoA ligase, producing MPSEATIVHCFWKHARTRSDRTALRVKRGGRYMDITWGEFGRSVQYFAAALTDQGVRAGDVVAILSNNRPEWAMVDLAILAVGAISVSIYATNVPKDMAYILSHSEARLVVVENRKQLEKINDVRAQVPSLQRAVIIDATGVSRGDEFVVPWDDFLQRGERLAALQPANLDPPLSGLRSDQLAIIIYTSGTTGPPKGVMLAHDNLMFICETVSSLNMVSDRDVFFSFLPLAHALERLGSLYLPVYLGAQVGYAERMETVPENLAEVAPTVVTGVPRFFEKTHERILAAVASSPGFKRTLFHWAIKVGREVTRYQISKRALPAGLRFKRWLADRLAFQKLRKRLGGRLRFFVSGGAPLSREIMEFFHAVGLPVFEAYGATETTSPTTVSDFDHFKFGTVGKPLPGVEVKIADDGEILVRGRNVFLGYFKDPRTTQEALVDGWYRTGDIGRIDDEGFLTILDRKKELIITSAGKNISPQNIENLLKHDPLISQAMVVGDRRNYLTALLTLSVETLPPVARQLGAGEGTYREFTEHPRVIERVADIVNRVNQQLARFEQIKKFRILPVDFSEATGELTPTLKLRRKFIAEKYSREISSLYEETRAAPAGR from the coding sequence GACCGGACTGCGCTCCGGGTGAAGCGCGGGGGTCGCTACATGGATATCACCTGGGGTGAGTTTGGCCGGTCGGTCCAATATTTCGCGGCGGCTCTCACGGACCAGGGGGTGCGGGCAGGCGATGTCGTTGCAATTCTCTCCAACAATCGGCCTGAATGGGCGATGGTCGATCTGGCCATCCTGGCCGTGGGGGCCATTTCTGTTTCAATTTACGCCACCAATGTCCCGAAAGACATGGCGTACATCCTCAGTCATTCCGAGGCCAGGCTGGTGGTGGTGGAGAATCGGAAGCAACTTGAAAAGATCAACGACGTGCGCGCCCAGGTTCCATCCCTCCAGAGGGCTGTCATCATTGATGCGACCGGGGTGAGTCGCGGAGACGAGTTCGTTGTCCCGTGGGATGACTTCCTCCAAAGGGGGGAGCGGCTCGCGGCCTTACAACCGGCGAATCTGGATCCTCCGCTCAGTGGCCTGCGTTCTGATCAGCTCGCAATCATCATATACACGTCCGGCACGACAGGGCCGCCCAAAGGGGTCATGCTGGCCCACGACAACCTGATGTTTATTTGCGAGACCGTGTCCAGCCTCAACATGGTTTCGGACCGGGATGTGTTCTTCTCGTTTCTCCCCCTAGCACACGCCCTGGAACGGCTCGGCAGTCTGTATCTCCCCGTCTACCTGGGAGCCCAGGTCGGATACGCCGAACGGATGGAGACAGTCCCGGAAAACCTGGCGGAGGTCGCGCCGACGGTGGTCACCGGAGTTCCACGTTTCTTTGAAAAAACCCACGAGCGGATCCTGGCGGCGGTGGCATCCAGCCCGGGGTTCAAACGGACGCTATTTCATTGGGCGATCAAGGTCGGACGGGAGGTGACACGCTATCAAATCTCGAAGCGCGCCCTGCCAGCGGGCCTTCGCTTTAAGCGCTGGCTGGCAGACCGATTGGCCTTTCAGAAGCTGCGCAAGCGGTTGGGCGGCCGCCTCCGTTTTTTTGTGTCCGGAGGGGCTCCCTTGTCGAGGGAAATCATGGAGTTCTTTCATGCGGTGGGATTGCCGGTCTTTGAGGCCTATGGAGCCACCGAAACGACCTCCCCCACCACCGTCAGCGATTTTGACCATTTCAAGTTCGGGACGGTGGGAAAGCCCTTGCCCGGAGTGGAGGTGAAGATCGCCGATGACGGCGAGATCCTGGTCCGCGGCCGTAATGTCTTCCTGGGATATTTCAAAGACCCCCGGACCACGCAGGAAGCCCTGGTCGACGGATGGTATCGGACCGGCGACATCGGGCGGATTGATGATGAAGGATTTCTCACCATCCTGGACCGGAAAAAGGAACTGATTATTACTTCGGCCGGAAAGAATATCTCTCCCCAAAACATCGAAAATCTCTTGAAGCACGATCCCCTCATCAGCCAGGCGATGGTGGTGGGTGATCGGCGCAATTACCTGACGGCCCTTCTGACGCTGAGCGTGGAGACACTCCCCCCGGTGGCGCGCCAGTTGGGTGCGGGCGAAGGGACGTATCGTGAATTCACGGAGCATCCGAGGGTGATTGAACGCGTCGCCGACATCGTGAACCGGGTGAATCAGCAATTGGCGCGCTTTGAGCAGATCAAGAAATTTCGGATCCTCCCGGTTGACTTTTCTGAAGCGACTGGCGAGCTGACCCCCACGCTCAAGCTCCGGCGGAAATTTATCGCTGAGAAATACTCCCGTGAGATCAGCAGCCTTTACGAAGAAACCCGGGCCGCACCGGCAGGACGATAA